Below is a window of Excalfactoria chinensis isolate bCotChi1 chromosome 9, bCotChi1.hap2, whole genome shotgun sequence DNA.
ATCTGATAGAAAGTTATTCAGCTTTTCAATGCAGCTATTTTGAATTCTGATAATGAAAATTTACTATAGGGAGCTTTAGTTTAAAAGGCCTGTGtcagtttgtttcatttgagaaaatttgtttaaaaatgtaaaaatctgtattttttttgtttgcatcgCATTCAGAAGGCACGTGCTGTGAAGTTTTTGATATGTGGATAATCTTTATTTGAAAAACTAGAAACTGgtttctaggggaaaaaaatccacagaacAAAAAGGTTGGAAACTGTAAGAACTTTAATCTATAAAGCTTATATAtcgatatatatatatgtatatatatgtaagcCTTTAACACGTTTATAAATGaatttacattttcaaatgCGGCTTCAAAAACATGCAGTTAATTCAAATATGCTTCTTGCTCATCTCAGGAAGTAGTGCTGAATAAAATgaatacagatttttatgtttttctttagttgtGATTTGATTCTCTTGAGTGTGGTAGGAAGGAAACACTGAGTACTATGACATGGAATGATGAACAATTTTGTTCAGCATCTCATCCTTGAGTCTTGACCAAAAGGAGGTTACCCAAATTGAATGGTACCACTGCTCTGTTTGGCATCAAGAAGGCTATTTGCTTTTCGATTTATTCTTGAATAGTTTGAGAGCTGAATGCAGTTTCTATTGAATATTCAAAACCATTTGCATTTAGTTTTGAACACAGTATTCAGCCATTTGCTTGTTTGTAGAACTGCAGTTAACACTTGGATCTTAGTACTAGATACATTAGGCGAGGGCTAAAATTTTAAGAGTTTATTGCACTTAGGTGCTCAGTTGCCCGTTTTATGCATAAGGACTATTGAGCTTCTCCTATGCAGGAGATGGTTGTAGACTAAGCTGTGGAAATTCAGCAATGAGGTTTCCTTTTAAGTTGTTACTTGAGAGCTCTTaggcatgtttttattttggagtGCCCGTGTCTGTGATGCAAGGCTATTATTCGTTCCATGTTACCTTCTGTACAGTCCATAACAATCCAGCAAAATAATCTCCTGCACAGTTATAGTATCTTAGATGGAGCGTAGCTTTATATAGTGTTAGGTCTGAAtcaatttttctttaactgtgttgttgttgtagGAATTTGCTCGCACTGATACATCGAATGATAGAGTTTGTGGTACGGGAAGGGCCTATGTTTGAAGCCATGATCATGAACCGAGAAATCAACAACCCAATGTTCAGGTGCTTATTACATTGCTTTGATTTCAAACTGTTTAAACTACTTTTGCCATAGCCAGTCCACTTCTGAACTGCTAATAGGAGTTGGTTTTGCTATGAATTCCTCAGCTTGTGCTGAGGCTGCAGTAGCTCCAACAGTAATTGTGCAGTGAAGTGTGATTGTGAGCAGGTTTGGGGTATATTTGTGATGGCTTCCTTCAAATTATCTTCAGATAATTGACTTCCAGTGTGTTTTGTGTGTCTGTCTTCTCTGGTTTAGGTTTCTGTTTGAAAACCAGACTCCAGCCCATGTGTATTATAGATGGAAGCTTTATTCAATTCTTCAGGTAAGTAAAGTTTTAAGTGTTAGTTTGTAACATGAAGAATTATGAAGTAAAAGTAAACAGACAGAACAAAGCTAAATTAAAAGCTTGTTCTTTGCAGGGAGATGCTCCAACCAAGTGGAGGACAGAAGATTTCCGTATGTTCAAAAATGGATCGTTTTGGAGGCCACCACCACTAAATCCTTACTTACATGGGATGTcagaagagcaagaaacagAGGCATTCGTGGAGGAACCAAACAAGAAGGGTGCACTTAAGGAGGAGTATGAACtctcattcattattttttatattagtGCCTTTTGGATGATTCTTAGTGCTAAATACATTCTGGGTTTTGTTAGGTTTGTCTTCACTGAACCATGAGTTCTTTAAGCGGGGTGGATGTTAAGCCTTTGTATGAAGGGGATGGGGAGTATgagaagaggtttttttttttgttgttttctgttcctatCTCTTAATGAAGTTATAGAACACTGATTTCAGCATTGTAGGAACTGAACAAACTAAACAGTCGTTATAATCTTAATTTTATTGATgttattctgaaattaaaatagagCTGTTACTGATTAGCAGAAAGGGAGCACTGTCAGAGTTCTTTGCAGTGAATTTTATGTGTGATGGGAATGGCTGTAATACTGGAAATACTTAGATGATTTCTTAAATTTTGCTGTTATTGATCCAAGTGTATTCATAGCCTGTGgatttttattctcattttgtcctttttgtcATAATTATGATACAATTTGTGGTTCAGAAGTCTTAGGTATTATTACACATTAACAAATATGTATTACATATTATGTAACTCCCTTTCCCTTTTGGAAAGGTTAAAAAGATGTTCTTTTAAAAGTGATTTCTTCATATTGTATTGATTTCTTCCAGGAAGATCTGGAAGAATTGCTTTCTACTGTTTTTTTCTATCTGATGATTCTAATTCCATGTTATAAATAACTTACGCGTCTTCCATTCACTCATTTTTCATTCAGGCTTAAGCAATGTTCAAATTGATTATTATGTGTTGGGATATATTAATATTCTGCATCAGCTGTTTTGTCagctattttttcttcatttctattcATAGTTTATACTTGAACAGTGAATTTTTCAAGTATTATTCCTTTATGTGATGAACATGGGCTTATTGTTCCATGTTATGAGTCACTGAAAAATGAACTGATGACTATTTCAAATTTCCTTAGTCCTGAAGTCAGTAGAATCAAAAACATTAAATAGAAATTGCCATAATACTGCTGATTTTATATTGAAAGTGTTGTAATCCTTCTATTTCAGACAGAGAGACAAGCTGGAGGAAATTTTGCGTGGGCTAACGCCTCGAAAGAATGATATTGGCGATGCGATGGTTTTCTGTCTAAATAACGCAGAAGCTGCTGAAGAAATTGTAGACTGCATTACAGAATCGCTGTCCATTCTGAAAACTCCTCTTCCCAAGAAGGTGTGGAGGTTTTGTAGAATCATACTTCTGGTTTTTGGGGAAGAGCTCAGTTAACAGTGTGTGCGTGTAATTTAAAAGCACTATTTTCTAAGTTTTAGGTAGTGTTAAGACTTCATATTTAGACCAGACCTTGAGTTTAAGTATGGTTTGTTGTCTTTTGGTAATACACtattttccttgctgaaatTGCTAATGAATAATGTTCTACCTTGCTCTGAAATTGAAAACTGCAGAGCAATCCATTCCAAAGTAAGAAATAGTAGCTGGAATGCTGCAATCTGTCTTTTGTAATATAGTTCAGTAATATACTCATTGTTACAATGTGGCTAGCAGCCTGTGGCATAATAGGGGGCTAATTGCATCTTAGTATGTATGTTAACAGCATATTTGCATTATATTTAGTGAGTTCTAATTTCATACTTCTAGATGGTTTAGACCATTTTGTCATATCTGGGAAATGCGTATATTTTCAGGGTAATTAAGCTCTAATGTTATCTTAATTTGAGCATTCTTTTCTGTAGATCGCAAGATTATATCTGGTGTCAGATGTGTTGTACAACTCTTCAGCTAAAGTTGCCAATGCTTCCTACTATAGAAAATTGTAAGTACAATATTTTAGATGATTGCTGATTAAGGAGTGTCCTTAAGTTCAGTTTTGTGCAACTCTGGATAAATGTGGTAGTAGAGAAATTCATAAGCGTCTCTGAAGATACCATTGCAACACTGGTAGTTCTCACATCTCTTTACCTAAAACCTCGTAAAGTGCAGCACGTTAATGCTTAGGATactttgtaaaacaaacaaaaaaaacccaaaagacCATAATCCTTGTATGTGTTCTGTGCAAGCAGTGGCTTGCTTCGAACCTTGTAGAAATAGGGATAACTCATGTGCCTCTTTTTCTGTAAAGAGGCTATACATAATATTCCAGGTATATTACCAGGTATGGTATAGCAAAGCATCTTTACAAAGGAATGAGTTTTTGAAATAGAGTTTATAATTGAttaggttttatttatttatttcttcccagTTTTTCACCAAGTTTTGAGACCTTACAAggggtttatttatttgtttctaaagTGCTGAGCAGAATTTACCAAAAATGTAGAAGGGAAAGAGCCTTTGCTCAATACAGATAAATGGTTGTGTTTATTGGCTGGAGTATCATTAATGTTATTGTAGTGTGATGGGGAATATTCAACATGTTGTGAAAGTGTATTGATTGCAAATCAtgtttcttgtctttgttttgctagtttattttttgcatgttaAGGGAAACtcaaagagaagcaaagcagctgtTACTCATTGCTTTCATTGAGGGCCTTTCATTGGTAGAACAGAAACAActaacttttaaaaaatgttttttgagaattctttgattctgtgtaGGATTGTAAAACACCTTTTATCCTCCTTCAGTTTTTCAGGCTATAGAAAAAGGTTGCAGCAGATGTCAAGATCTCCCTTTGTAGTTCTGTTATTGTCAAAGCTGATTTAATATGTAGTAACTATATTTACCTTGTAATTCAGTTTAAACCAAATATAGGGATTGGAATCTTATGCTTTTGAATCCTGTGTCCCAGGTAGTTTCAAGACTTATGTATGTCCAGAAAAGATATATTACAAAGTTTAACTAAAGAAATGTATATGTTTAATTCtagttttgaaacaaaattatGTCAGATATTCTCTGATCTCAATGCTACTTACCGTACAATACAAGGCCATTTACAGTCTGAAAATTTCAAGGTATGTATTTAATCGTTATTTATATGACATAGAAGTCAAATACACAGATGTTCCTGCACAAGCCATTGAATACTAGGATGGGTGGTTTAAACCTCAAGCTTCATAATTAAGCtttgccaaaagaaaaatgtttcctttcttgcagAAATAGCCTTGAAATTTACTTTGGGCTTTTGAAATTATAGAAGAAGCTTTTCTATTTCACACATCTTGCCTTCTCTTTTGAAgagaaatataaatgaaatgttaggaAGACAACTAGTGTGTGAGAGATTATACACCTAGTGGTACATTTAGTAGGGGAGTATAGAGTATATCTGGTACTTAGTGCCGGCGAGGTTTTAGGTTCTTAATTACTTTAGGACCAcctatatttcatttttcaaaataaatttttgctgctttgtgttgaAAGAAATTTCTGGACTTAGAAGCAGAAAttagcttttaaatattttagagaAGTatcctggtttgttttttttttttgttttttttttttgagatgcGATAAGCAAATCTGACCATGGGTaattaagaataattttttcagcttttccattcCATATGCTTAGCCCTGCTCTTCCTTCTATTCCTTCTACTGTTTTAGTGatgcaggtttttgtttttctttttctttttctttttttggttatttattttttttttaatttgaagctTAAATATGAAGTTTACAGTGTAGCTGGTTTTTGTGTTAAGGTTCTTTGTTCTACTGCCTTCATTCCCAGTTGCTCTAGATTGATAATCACTTTTAGTTATCTGTTATTTAAAATCCATTGTATTCTTCTCATTCAAGTGAgatttagaagaaagaaaaaaatcctaatgtctttatttttttgttacctGCCTTCCCAGTATAGTATTGTTGTtgtatgttctagaatggaacTTGTTAGGACAGTCCTTACAATAGTAGCATTCCATGATACATCTTCAGTCGCTTAGAATTTCTTAATACAAACTTATTAGCTCCTTTTTTCCCTATTGCTTCTAGCAACGGGTAATGACATGCTTCCGAGCATGGGAAGACTGGGCTATCTATCCAGAACCATTTTTGATCAAGCTACAGAACATTTTCTTGGGGCTTGTAAATATCatggaagacaaagaaacagaGGTAGGTGTCCTTGGTAGTGGTAATCTCTTGGGCCTAGGTGGCTTCCTGAAAAGAAGTGCTGCATAGCCAGAGCTCCTTCGCTAGATGAGTGagttctgttcttctgtgtATAACTATTGGCCTACATGCGAATACTTTGCCTGGTATTGCCAAGAATCTGTCAGAAGCACATTTGCTTCTTTGTAAGCAGAATGCTTGGGATCTAGTTAAATGAGccatcagttttctttctgtgtgagTGTCATGGTTAGTTTAAAAGAGCCATTTCATCATTCGTAATTTGAAAGGAAAGACTTGTGAAATTATATGTCGATATGTTTTTCACTTACATGTGATCTGAAATTGTGTGTTCTTGCTAAATAGCTAATTGCTGTCAGTGGTTCAAATGACTGGTTCTTAGGGGATCTTTGATACGTACTAAGTGTATTCTGTCTGACTTATTGGCACGTTTTGAGCTAACCCTCAGTTTAATGTCTTATTTGGATCAGAAGATTCATTGGAATCATATTACAGAGTTTCCAGTATGTTGTGGACAAATTCCAGGTTCTTGCTCATCATTTTGCTTGGGATGACATTGTCATACTTTTACTCCAATAACCAAATTTAGTTGGTAGCAAGCATTACGCTAAATTTATGAGGTTTTCAGGGTGTTCTGAGTCTTTTAAAGctatctcttaaaaagaaatgagtaaaTAATTGGAGAAATAAAGACAACTTATTCTTTGATTTATTCAGTCTTTATCTAGATTTATTTGCTGTTATCTTCTTTCAGGAAGTACCAGATGATCTTGATGGTGCTCCCATTGAGGAAGAGCTTGATGGTGCTCCATTAGAAGATGTGGATGGAATTCCTATTGATGCTGCTCctattgatgatctggatggaGTTCCTATTAAATCATTGGATGATGATCTTGATGGAGTACCTTGTATGAAATTTTTCAACTTTGCTTTCAATTTAAACCTTCAATTTTTGattgtagattttttttattttatttttttctgtttacagaTACAGCCAAAAATTAACCTGGTATCCTGGctttagagtcatagaatggcttggtttggaaggggtGTTAAAGCCCATCCTGTTCCAGTCCCTCTGCTATGGGCaagggttgccacccactagcCCAGGGTTCTATGTACAatttctctgggcaatctgtgccagcacctcatcactcttCCAGTGAAGAAttttcctcctgatatctaaaTCTCCCATCAGTataaaatcattcccccttgttctgtcaaCATCTGCCTGTGTAGAAAGTTGAACTGTGTCCTGTTTATTATCTTAAAGTACTGGagggccacagtgaggtctccctgaagcTTTCCTTTCTCCAAGATAAAGATGCCTAGCTCCTTCAACCTGTTTTCAcggaagaggtgctccagccttcttgataatctttgtggccaCCTCTAGACCCCTGTAATAACCTGGACTCATGTAGTTTAGTAACTGCTTAATTTCAGTTTATCCTAGGAGGAATTAGTTTAAAAATTTGTTTTAGGTTGTAATTTATTGAGATGCATGATATGTAGAAACCCCTCAGCTTCCaagtactgattttttttctttgcatttagtCAAGTGATATAATAAACTTCAGTACTAGCATCAGACTGTTAAGTAAGAATTTTTAAGTTAGAATTTTTGAAGAGgttcagaaatgatttttctggGTCTTTCTCCAACAGTGGATACGGCTGAAGACTCAAAAAAGAACGAGCCTATATTTAAAGTTGCTCCTTCGAAGTGGGAAGCAGTGGATGAATCAGAATTGGAAGCTCAAGGTTAGTTTTCAAAGCATCTGTTAAAAGGCTCTTTTCCAGAGTAAGATGGCAGTTCAGATTCACTTACTGatttaatgattattttcagctgttctgtttgAAAGTGCTAATACAATTTCTGTAATTATGCAGCACGAGTTTTCAGTTGTGATCCTTGGTTATGCCTTCTGTAAAGGAGTCGGttaattttggttttgtttgtgtacTTCAGTAGCCTGCCAGCCTTTAAATCTAATCTCTGATTCATTAAGAGTATTGGAAAAATTAGAGTATTTTGGCAGTCTTTTTCCAAGTATGTTTGTGACAGTTAAGATTTTATAAGCTAATCACTGCTTCTGAAAGGTTTACTGGCACAATGGGAGACATAAGTGGATATCTGCAAGCAGTATATATTCTGATAAGTTGTAATTTGGAATATTTGTGAACTAACAAGTCTGTATTAAGTGTTAGATGCTGTAAATTTTTATCATAATGTGATTTTTATCATACCTACAAATAGGAATTTTGAGATAAAGTGGTAACTTTTTCTGTGGTTGAAATTGTCTTATTGTGTTTTTTAGCTGTTACCACTTCTAAATGGGAGCTTTTTG
It encodes the following:
- the U2SURP gene encoding U2 snRNP-associated SURP motif-containing protein isoform X8, with amino-acid sequence MLQCYPHQKTRKILRRNLLALIHRMIEFVVREGPMFEAMIMNREINNPMFRFLFENQTPAHVYYRWKLYSILQGDAPTKWRTEDFRMFKNGSFWRPPPLNPYLHGMSEEQETEAFVEEPNKKGALKEEQRDKLEEILRGLTPRKNDIGDAMVFCLNNAEAAEEIVDCITESLSILKTPLPKKIARLYLVSDVLYNSSAKVANASYYRKFFETKLCQIFSDLNATYRTIQGHLQSENFKQRVMTCFRAWEDWAIYPEPFLIKLQNIFLGLVNIMEDKETEEVPDDLDGAPIEEELDGAPLEDVDGIPIDAAPIDDLDGVPIKSLDDDLDGVPLDTAEDSKKNEPIFKVAPSKWEAVDESELEAQAVTTSKWELFDQHEESEEEEIPNQEEESEDEEDTQSSKSEEQHMYSNPIKEEMPESKSSVKYSEMSEEKRAKLREIELKVMKFQDELESGKRPKKPGQSFQEQVEHYRDKLLQREKEKELERERERDKKDKEKSDSRSKDKKEKEECTPTRKERKRRHSASPSPSRSSGSRRAKSPSPKSERSERSERSHKESSRSRSSHKDSPRDVSKKGKRSPSGSRTPKRSRRSRSRSPKKSGKKSRSQSRSPHRSHKKSKKSKH